The proteins below are encoded in one region of Elgaria multicarinata webbii isolate HBS135686 ecotype San Diego chromosome 8, rElgMul1.1.pri, whole genome shotgun sequence:
- the KAZALD1 gene encoding kazal-type serine protease inhibitor domain-containing protein 1, whose protein sequence is MVTTRKGDEWMPHSRGPVRMSRPANLASFQVFFLLLFLCWDVFSRALPAAPDYLQRGWQRLLEEGESCVECRLEECPTPRGCLAGVVLDACDCCWECANLEGQICDLDNTNHFYGKCGDHLECRLDSGDLRHGEVPEPQCTCLSGQALCGSDGKTYSQICKFQEVRNSHPEANVTVAHKGPCESEPHIISPPYDIWNITGQDVIFGCEVFAYPMASIEWRKEGLDMLLPGDDPHISVQFRGGPQKYEVTSWLQIQAVRITDEGTYRCFARNNVGQVAAPASLMVLTPDQLNMTKLALPKMPNLGPDDYMESDETYDYY, encoded by the exons ATGGTTACAACTAGGAAGGGCGATGAATGGATGCCACATTCCAGGGGGCCTGTGAGAATGTCTCGGCCAGCTAACCTAGCCTCCTTCCAGGTGTTCTttcttttgctatttttgtgcTGGGATGTCTTTAGTCGGGCCCTACCCGCTGCTCCAGATTACTTGCAGCgtggctggcagaggcttctggaggaaggggagagctgTGTGGAATGTCGGTTGGAAGAATGCCCCACCCCGCGTGGCTGCCTTGCCGGGGTAGTGCTGGATGCCTGCGACTGCTGTTGGGAGTGTGCCAATCTGGAGGGACAGATCTGTGATTTGGACAATACCAACCACTTCTATGGCAAATGTGGGGATCACTTAGAGTGCCGCCTTGATTCTGGGGACCTACGACATGGTGAGGTGCCTGAGCCCCAGTGTACTTGTCTGTCTGGCCAGGCGCTCTGTGGCTCAGATGGCAAGACCTATTCCCAAATCTGCAAATTCCAAGAGGTGCGTAACTCCCACCCAGAGGCTAATGTCACTGTGGCTCACAAAGGCCCCTGTGAATCAG AGCCCCACATCATATCTCCTCCCTATGACATCTGGAACATCACTGGGCAAGATGTGATCTTTGGCTGTGAAGTCTTTGCCTACCCCATGGCATCTATTgaatggaggaaggagggactGGACATGCTGCTTCCTGGAGATGACCCCCACATTTCAGTTCAG TTTAGGGGAGGACCTCAGAAATATGAGGTCACCAGCTGGCTCCAGATCCAAGCTGTGCGGATAACGGATGAGGGAACGTACCGCTGCTTCGCAAGGAACAATGTTGGGCAAGTGGCAGCTCCTGCCAGCCTTATGGTTCTCACTCCTG